Below is a window of Synechococcus sp. RSCCF101 DNA.
GCGGGTCGCCAGGTCCTCCGCGGCCACCGCGCTGTCCTCGATCCAGCCGCGGGTGGCCACACGGCCATCGCGGGCATCGATGCCCACCACCAGACGACCGGGAAGACGGGCCGCCAGATCCAGCACCATCTCGGGCTGCTCCAGGGCAGCGGTGCCCAGGATCACCCGGTCCACGCCCTGATCAAGCAGCTCCCGGGCCCGGGCCTCGCTGCGCACGCCGCCGCCCACCTGCACCGGAATGCCGATCGCTCTGACCACGGCCGCGATCGCATCGTCATTGCCGCCGGACCCATCCCGGGCGGCATCCAGATCCACCAGGTGCAGACGGCCGGCCCCCTGTCGCTGCCAGCTGAGGGCCTGGCTGACCGGGTCATCCGAAAAGGCGGTGACCCGGTCGTAATCGCCCTGGCGCAACCGGACGCAGCGACCGCCGAGCAGGTCGATGGCGGGAATGATCTCCATGGCGCTGGAATGCCTGGCGGGATTCTCCCGCCCCGTCCGCTTTGCCAGGAGCCCCGGCCCGGCCCTTGAATGCCCGCCGGCGATGAGAACGGCATGCAGATCCTGCTCATGGGCGGCACACGCTTCATCGGGGTTCCCCTGATCCCCAGGCTGCTGGAGCAGGGCCACAGCCTCACCGTGTTCACCCGCGGCCGCCAGCCCGTTCCGGCTGGCGTGGAGCACGTGAAGGGAGACCGGAGCCAGGCGGACGATCTCGATCAGCTCCGGGGCCGGCGGTTCGATGTGGTGATCGACAGCTCCGGCCGGCGGCAGGAGGAGACCGAGGCGGTGATCGACCGCACGGGCCCGCCCGCCCACCGGCTGGTCTACGTCAGCTCGGCCGGGGTCTACGCCGACACCGGCATCCATCCCCTCGATGAGACCAGCCCGCTCGATCCGGCCAGCCGCCATGCCGGCAAGGCGGAGACGGAGGTCTGGCTGCGGCGCGAGGCGATTCCCTTCACCAGCTTCCGGCCCACCTACATCGTCGGGCCCGGCAACTACAACCCGATCGAGGGCTGGTTCTTCGATCGCATCAGCCACGGACGTCCGGTGCCCGTGCCGGGCACGGGGGAGACCATCACCCAGCTGGGCCATGTGGAGGATCTGGCCGAGGCGATGGCCCGCT
It encodes the following:
- the hisA gene encoding 1-(5-phosphoribosyl)-5-[(5-phosphoribosylamino)methylideneamino]imidazole-4-carboxamide isomerase, whose amino-acid sequence is MEIIPAIDLLGGRCVRLRQGDYDRVTAFSDDPVSQALSWQRQGAGRLHLVDLDAARDGSGGNDDAIAAVVRAIGIPVQVGGGVRSEARARELLDQGVDRVILGTAALEQPEMVLDLAARLPGRLVVGIDARDGRVATRGWIEDSAVAAEDLATRFEGSAVAAIVSTDIATDGMLQGPNLEALRRMALATTVPVLASGGVSDLTDVLSLLALEPLGVSGVIVGRALYDGRLDLAEALQAAGEGRLQDPLRPSGVQPT
- a CDS encoding NAD-dependent epimerase/dehydratase family protein; protein product: MQILLMGGTRFIGVPLIPRLLEQGHSLTVFTRGRQPVPAGVEHVKGDRSQADDLDQLRGRRFDVVIDSSGRRQEETEAVIDRTGPPAHRLVYVSSAGVYADTGIHPLDETSPLDPASRHAGKAETEVWLRREAIPFTSFRPTYIVGPGNYNPIEGWFFDRISHGRPVPVPGTGETITQLGHVEDLAEAMARCLEVDASTNRIYNCSGRRGITFNALIDAAAAACGRDPSSVERRHFDPGDLDLKARKAFPLRMSHFFTDVQRLCSELAWSPRYDVAASLRDSHQRDYSLRQGAAPDFSGDDALFAFS